The Deinococcus roseus genome includes the window GGGGAGGTCCTCATACACCTGGCCCTCAAAACCACGCACCACCACGGCACCGATTTTCACACTGTTGCGGTGACCTCCGCCCATAATGCGGGCATACAGCCTGAATTTTCGTCCTGTGGACACCCGCACCGTCACTGGTTTCCGGGCATGGTAAACCAGCTCTGGACAATACCTGCCATTTGCCTCCACCCCATCCAGGCTCAGGCTGAAGTGAGGGGCATCCAGTTCCTGAAGTTCCTGCAAACGGGCCCGGATGTACGCATCTTTCTCTGACAGCTCCACGGACATCAGGGGCAAGGTTCCTTCACCCATCAGGATTTTGGGTTTGTAGGCCTCCGTGACCCGCACCGTGGCGTTCTCCCAGGTTTCATTGAAAAAAGAGGGCAGCCAGCGGGTGGTGATGCCGACTTCCTGGCACTTTTTGTTCAGTCGCTCTGCTTCCTCCAGGCAGTGCTGGAACTGGGCTTCATCCGGCAGCACAGCCAGAAATCTGGGGTAGGGGACACGCTCGTCCTCTGGGTTCTGATGGTCCAACGCATGCCGCCAGACGGCTTTTCTTCTGAGGTGGTCTTGCAGGTCGAACAGGCTCTGCAGGGGGTGCGTCATGCCTAAGTTTAGCATGTAATGACATAATATATCATTACATGCATTGATCAACCAAAGATAGACGAGGTGACATCGATGGAAATCGAGGTGTGTCCTGTACGATAAATTACTTGACTTTCTGACCTAAGTCAGATTAACGTGTGATTATCCCTAAAATGGCCCGGTGGGAATGCACCGGGAAGGAGCACCATGCCCCCAGATCAAACCAAAAACCACAAAAAACTCCTCACACTCATTCTCCAACTCTCTCAAGAAGGCCCCGTCACCCCCACCCGGCTCACAGAAGCCCTCGGTCTCACCAAACAAACCACATCCTTTCACATCCACTCCCTCCATGAGCAGGGGTACCTGATGTTGGACCGCATCTCCCCCCGGGTGACCCTGCTGAAGGTCAGCGATTACGCCATTCGAAAACTCGGCCTCAAAGACATCCCTCTCCTTGGCGAAGTTGCTGCAGGACAACCCACCCATGCCCACGGCCAGGTGGAAGAAGGCCTGGCCTACATCAGTGACGTGATCACCATCAAACCCGGCGACTATGCCCTGCAGATCCGGGGAGACAGCATGATTGGAGCAGGCATCCTCCCCGGAGACACCATCTTCGTGCGGCCTGACGTGCCCATCGAGGAAGGCGAAATTGCCGTCGTGCTGCTGCCAAGGGAAGACACCGCCACCCTGAAACGCTGGTACCGCAGTGGGGATGATGTGGTGCTGGTGAGCGAAAACCCCCTCTACCCCCCCATGCAATACAAAATCTGGGACATCCAATTGCAAGGCAAACTCATCGGACGCATCGGTGGGGCTCCCGCACGAAAAACCCGGCAGACTAGCTAGGAGAAAAGCATGATCGACCCCCACACCCTTTTCTGCGGAAGTTGCGACGAAAAAGGTTTGGAGTGGGACATCCAGAGAAGCACCGACAACACGGTGGTTCTGCAGTGCCCCCATTGCCACGCCCGCATCCCCTTTGATCTGGACCTGTACCCCGAAGGAGACCTCCGTGATCACCGCACTCAACCTTACCCCCCTGGCCTTCACCACCCTTGAAAAAGGCCCCAAAGCCACCCTGGAGAATGGACGGGTCAAAGCGGTGTGTGAGGAAGCGACAAGGCTGGGGATCGAAGTGGGCATGCCCGCCAGTCTGGTCCTGATCAAAGCCCCACCAGTGCAACTCGCCGAACATTCCAACCCCACCCTCAAAAACCGCTGGCATACCCTGCAGCTGGAATTCTTCCGGTACAGCGTGAACCTGGAAAGCCTCGCTGAAGGCCTGTGCTTGGTTTCCCTGCCAGAAGCCGATGCCCGTTTGATCGCAAAAGAACACGGTGCCAAGGTGGGACGGGGACCCACCCGAGAACTCGCTGTCCTGGCCTCCACTCTTGCTCCATCCGGAGAGGTGCACACCTCTACTGGTCCAGAAGGCATCCCGGTCAGCTCGCTCGCCCTGCTGGGCATCAAAGCAGACACCATCAAGAAACTGCATTTTCTCGGCATCCACACGCTGGACGGCCTCCAGGGCTGGGATCGCAAACAGGCCACACATTAC containing:
- a CDS encoding LexA family protein, which gives rise to MPPDQTKNHKKLLTLILQLSQEGPVTPTRLTEALGLTKQTTSFHIHSLHEQGYLMLDRISPRVTLLKVSDYAIRKLGLKDIPLLGEVAAGQPTHAHGQVEEGLAYISDVITIKPGDYALQIRGDSMIGAGILPGDTIFVRPDVPIEEGEIAVVLLPREDTATLKRWYRSGDDVVLVSENPLYPPMQYKIWDIQLQGKLIGRIGGAPARKTRQTS